DNA from Candidatus Ozemobacteraceae bacterium:
CGGCGGAGATGCGGAACGGCTGAGAACGCTCGTGTCCGAACTCGTCGCGTCAGGCAGGGCCGAAAAACGACCCGACGGCACGTTTGCCCTCCTTCATTGATTCCTGCATCCCGATAGCCAGAGTCGCGGTCCCGTTCGTGCTGAGCTTGTCAGAGCACGAGAGGTCCTCGCCCCCTTCGACATGCTCAGGACAGGCTTCGAGCAGCTCAGGGCGAACGGGAGGATTCTCTGATGCTCTGCCGAAAAGGCCCGGCGATCAGAACGCGAACGAGGCGGGAAGTCTGATGGTATGCACGCCGCCGCTCTCGGCGACGGAAATGAGCATCGTCGTGGAGGCCTTGTTCGGCGCCGCCACGCGCAGACGGTGATACCCCGGCCGGATCGACCGGAGTCTGGCCATTCCGTCGTCATCCGTCACGCATGCGGCCGCATCCGGGAGCGAAAGGCTGATTCCCGGCGCCGGTTCGCCGGATGCCGTCAGCACGCGGACGTCGACGGGAGCCCGGAACTGTTTCAACGACAGTTTCAGCTCTGGCCTCAACCCGGGATTCCAGCGGAACGAAAGGCTCCGATACCCGTTGACGGCGACGAAAACGTCGCGAATCGCATCGGTCGGGCCGTCCGGAAGACGAAAGCGTCCGTGGGCGTCCGACGCAAATGCCTTCCCATCGATTGTTCCGACGGCCCCCGGAAGGGGCCTTCCGGTGACGGCGTCGATCACGAGTCCCGTCGTCCGCGGATCGAAGGGACAGGCCGGCTCGTCGGGAGTGCTCGGGGGCGCCGTCCTCCTGCCGTCCGGCAGGGGAAGGTATCGCCAGAAGTCTCGCGACGCCGGCGCGTCGGGTGACGAGGCCGCCACCGCGGCCGCCGCTTCCGCATCCGCTTCCGCAAGGAGAGCGAGATGCTCTGCGGCCCAGCGCCATCGCGAATCGAATCCGGCTGACGGAGGGGCGCTTCCGGCGGGAGCAACGTTCTCCCGGTGCAGGCTCTTCCAGAGGCGCGCCCAGACGGCGAGAACTTCCCCGATCCGCATCGTCGTTTCGGGTCTGAAGGTTCCGTCGGGAAACACACCCATGTGACCGGAGGCGATCAACGGGCCGATATCCGCGTCCGCCGCCGCATCCAGGTCGGGCGGGAGCGCGACGGCGCCGCCCGTCTGGAGAAACCCCCGTGCCAGGTGCAGACCGACGTCCCGCCTCGTGAGGAGATCTATCCGGGGCGCGGCGTCCGGAGAGCACCATCCAGCCAGGATCAGAATGACGATCCCGGCGCCGGCGATGCCTGCGAAAAGCCGTGGCCGGACCGTTGCGCCCGCCCGATCGAATATGTTCATCAATATATTTCTCTCAGATACTGGGCCATCGAACGCGGCGAAAGGCCTTCCGGGTAAAGGTCGGGTTTCTTCGAGAGCAGGTCGGGGGAAACGCCGTCGCACAGCTTTTTCCCGAGTTCGCGCCCCCCAAGCCGGTTCAGGGCTTCCCTCACGGTGATGCCGTGCAGGGCCGCGGTCGAAACGAGTCCGTTCGACGGGAGCTTGAGCAGGGGGTTCCGTTTCGAGCTCAGCCACCATTCGCCGTCTTCCTGCGTCAGCGTCATGCCCATCCGGAGAGCGAGCCTGTTGAGGGCCGCCATGGCCGAGTCGCTTTGCGTGCGGAACGAAACGAGCGCCGGCGGGTCGTCGCGAAGCCGCAGCGTGATGCCGGCTTTTTTCGACAGCTCGCCGAGCAGCGGCATCACGGGGGCCCGCTTCACGTCGATCTCGACGCTTCCCCCGCCGTGGCCGGGCAACATCAGCGGAGCCGGGAGAGGCGCGTTTCCTCCTCCGGAAGAGAACGAACCGATCGGCATCCCCACCTTGAGGCGGACCGTCAGTCCGGCGGTCGTGTGGGCGACTTTCATGCCCGTGCCGGGTTTCACGTACAGGTTGAATCGCTGGACGGGCGGATCCTGGTTGACCTGCCCCAGCCAGATCTGGCGCAGAGGACCGCGAAACTCGGAAGAGAGAGGATCGCCCGCGGTCCGGGCCGTCGTCACCCCCGGAAAATCGAGGCGCCAGCAGGAGTCGGCGGCGATCCAGCTGATGACCGGCTGTGCGGGAACGGTCATTCTGATCTCGACGCTCCCGTCGGTGTCGGAGGTACTGACGACGACGTCCTCGATCCGCGTCGGCTCTTTCGCGCAGGCCGGCGACCCGGGAAATCCGAGGATGATCGCGGTCATCAGCAGCGCGCGAAGGCTCGTGGAAATCATGCGCCGTCCGCCTCTTCCGCGATCTTGCGAGCGGCGGTGAGAAGTCGGGACAGGGCCGCCAGGGTTTCCATCCGGCTCGGTCTTTCCTGCGGGTTCGCCCGGAACGGAGTCTCCCCGATCTCGACTCCCAGCCCTTCTGCCAGCGCCCGGAGCGAGCGGTCCGCGTCGTCGCCTGTGACGGTGCCGGACCGCTCGGCGAGCACATCTTCCGGGGGCGTCCGGCCCGGCCGGCAGGAGCGCCAGACCGCCGCCACCAGCGGCTGCCATTCCTCCCACCGGATCACCTCGTAGGGACATGCTTTCCCGCTCGGGAGCGCGACGGGCGGCGGCGGCGTCATGGCGAGCAGGGCCCGCCAGGCGTCGTAGACCGGATGATCGAGCGGAACATCCGAGAACGGCGCCGGGGCGCTCGCCGTCATCTGAAGATGGCGGTCCAGGAGGGGGCCTCGGAACGGAATGTTCGGGAAGACGACGAGGGAGCCGGTTCCGCGCTGGTTGACCACCGACTCGATCGCGAGGGCCCTTTCGCAGGTCATCGGGAGATGCAGTGAGGGAACGTCGCCCCACGCGGCTCGGGCGAGCAGTTCGGTATCGGAGATGCTCAGGCCGAGCTTCTTCGAAATATATTCTTGCATATCATTCCAGAACACCGGCTTGCCGCCTTCCAGGGCGGGGATCGTCATGCTTTTGGCGGCGGTCAAGGTCGGCATCGGCCAGAGCGCGCACAGGACGAGCACCGAGACGATCCCGACGGCCAGACTGTGCCGAGCCGAGACATGGGAGACGATCAGGCGCGCCGCGTTCGAAGCGGCGGCGACGATCGATGCCCGGATCGAGCGGACCGACGGAGCGATCAGGCCGACCAGCTCACGGAGGTGCGGGGCCGGCCTGCGGCGGGCGGCTTTTGTTGTGGCCGGTTCGTGAGCGGCTTCGCGACAGACGCTTTCCTGCGGAACGGCCGCGGGTTGCGTGGCCGGGCTCGGGGGGGGGACGGGGTTTTCCCGGGGTGCCGGCTGCTCGGGAATCTGCTGCTGCGGCTGAACGCTCAGGTCGATTCGTTCGATCAGCTTTGGTTCCGGCGGATCGATCTGCGGGATGACGGAGATGGTCGTGAAGGTCGCGACCGCCGAGACGGTCGCCTCGGCCGGCTCAACAGGCTTCGCCGGAGTGGGGACGCCGGCCGTCGCCAGCGCGTGGGCGGAAGGCGGCTGGGTCGGCGCAGGCGTCTGCGCCTCGTGGTTCCGGGTTTCCAGCGATTCGAGAAACTCGGCCGGAAGCCGGCTGGGCGCCGCGCATCCGCCGCAGAACTTCGACGTGGACAAATTGCGCTTTCCGCAGTGGAGGCAATGCCACGACGTCGGGCCGCGGCCGCCGGCGACGGGAACATACCCGACCGGCCGGGGCGGCAGGTAGGTCGATTGAGGGTGTCGTTCCGCAAAAGGCATATGAATCCGCTTCCTTTATCGGCCGAATTCCACAAAACGTTCACATTCCTTCTCCCTCCTGGGAAAAATCCTTCGGCCGCAGGAGGTCGCACGCGGCAGAAAGAACCGGGTTTTCCGGGAGGGGGCGCCGTGGTAGAATTTGCGAAGTCCGACGGAAATCAGGGTTTGATTCAGAGAGGAGACGCAGTCGCATGCAGTCCGTTCAGTGCCCGTTGTGTCACAATCAGATGTTTTCGGAGACGTTCCGGCCGGGAGAGCGCTTCCCCTGCCCGCATTGCGAGCATGACCTGATCGTCGAACCCTACGAGGACAACCCCACCGTCCGCCTTCCCGAAGAGATCAGCCTCCACATGAATTGGGCGAAAGGCATCTGGAAGGACGGTCGCCTGTTCATGACCCCCCAGAAACTCGCGGTCCTCGGCGAAATGGTGGTGAACGCGCTCCAGCTCGACAAATGGTCGAGCGAGACCCCCGAGCAGCTCGCCGAGCGGCAGACGAAATGGCGCGAGTCCGAGGAACTGCTCGTGAAGCAGGGATACAGGCCCGACATGATCGCGTTCGGCCGGACACTTCTCGACATCTTCATCAATCTCCGCTCGAGCGAAACCAACCCGGATCGCTGATCGAATCCCGCATTCGCACTCCGCAGAAAACCGAAGCCCGGCCGGAACTCCGGCCGGGCTTCGATATAACTATAGATATATTTTAGCGACTACTTCTTTTCGGTGCCCGATGGGTCGGGCTTCGGTGCCTCCGCGCCTTTCGCCGACGTTTCGTTTCCGGCGGGAATGACCGGGGGATACGGCTGGGATGAGGGCGTTCCCTTTGCGGCGGGCTCGCTTCCCGGAGGGATGACCGGGGGATACGGCTGGGACGAGGGCGTTCCCTTGCCGGGCGGCTCGTTACCGGCGGGGATGATCGGCGGGTACGGCTGCGAGGACGGGGTGTTGCCGATCGCCATCATGGGCGGATACGGCTGTCCTTCGAGACTGCCGCCGGCGGGGCCGTGGCTTTCCTCGGCCTCGGCCGGGTCCTGTTTGAGGACCATGTCGCCGGTATCGCCGACCTTCTCGAAATACTGGAACAACTTTTTCTCGAACGCCTGCAGGAACGCATCGACGCAGCCGGGGTCGAACTGCTTCCCCGAGAATTTTTTCAACTCCGCCACGGCGGTGTTGAAGCTGAGTCCTTTGCGGTAGGGGCGGTTGGTCGTCATGGCGTCGAACGCGTCGGCGACGCAGATGATGCGCGCGATCAGCGGGATCTCCTCGCCCTTGAGGTGGTCGGGGTAGCCGCGTCCGTCGTAATACTCGTGGTGATGCTTGACGCCGGGCACCTTGTCGGCGAGAAAATCGACGGGGCGCAGGATCTTGGCGCCGATTTCGGGGTGCTTCTTGATGATCGCGTATTCCTCGTCGGTCAGCCGCGACGGCTTCCGGATGATGCTGTCGTTGATGCCGATCTTGCCGACGTCGTGAAGCAGACCGGCGTATCGAACCGCGTCGATCTCCTTGCGGTTCATGTTGATCTCTTCGGCGATGGCGACGGAATACTGGGTGACGCGCCGGGAATGGCCCTGCGTGTACGGATCTTTCGCGTCGATCGCGGTCGCGAGAACCTCGATCGTCGACAGGTAGACCTTCTGGATGTTCTCATACAGCCGCGCGTTGTCGATGGCCGACACCGCCTGGTTCGCGAGCGCCTCGAGAATCTCGACGTCGTGATCGTTGAACGGGATGTCGCCGGTGCGGTTGAGAACCTGCAGGACGCCGATCACCTCGTCTTTCAGGCGCATCGGCACGCAGATCATCGACCGCGTGACGAAGCCCGATTTCTTGTCGGCGCCCTTGAAGAACCGCGGGTCTTTCGCCGTGTCGGGCACGATGACGGGCTTGTTCTCCTTGGCGCACCAGCCTGCGAGGCCGGTTCCCATCGGGAGGCGGATCTCCTGGAGCTTGGAGCCGACGTTCGGGTCGCCCTGAACGATGTGGAAATACAGTTCGTTGGTCTGCCGGTCGACGAGATAGACGGTCGATGTTTCGCATCGCATGACCTTCGTGGCCATCTGCATGATCTTGCGCAGCAGGTCGTTCAGGTCGAGGGTCGAGCTGATCGCCTTGCCGATCTCGAGCAACGTCGCCAGTTCGGCCATCTGGAGCTTGACGAGCTCGACTTCCATGAAGCGGCCGATCGCGTCGGCGGCGATGCTTCGGAACTCGTCGATGCCGTAATCGAAGG
Protein-coding regions in this window:
- a CDS encoding HD domain-containing protein; translation: MVEASGGDVVQVLYKTQRDILANAKDSDSLLAILSKAARELSGQPGFAVLFYDVASKQTRVRFSDGFDAASLTAYCKSFTAAKLGNLPISSEIVSTLEGSRRYFIPIGDELLPFGALILPVTETRTFDYGIDEFRSIAADAIGRFMEVELVKLQMAELATLLEIGKAISSTLDLNDLLRKIMQMATKVMRCETSTVYLVDRQTNELYFHIVQGDPNVGSKLQEIRLPMGTGLAGWCAKENKPVIVPDTAKDPRFFKGADKKSGFVTRSMICVPMRLKDEVIGVLQVLNRTGDIPFNDHDVEILEALANQAVSAIDNARLYENIQKVYLSTIEVLATAIDAKDPYTQGHSRRVTQYSVAIAEEINMNRKEIDAVRYAGLLHDVGKIGINDSIIRKPSRLTDEEYAIIKKHPEIGAKILRPVDFLADKVPGVKHHHEYYDGRGYPDHLKGEEIPLIARIICVADAFDAMTTNRPYRKGLSFNTAVAELKKFSGKQFDPGCVDAFLQAFEKKLFQYFEKVGDTGDMVLKQDPAEAEESHGPAGGSLEGQPYPPMMAIGNTPSSQPYPPIIPAGNEPPGKGTPSSQPYPPVIPPGSEPAAKGTPSSQPYPPVIPAGNETSAKGAEAPKPDPSGTEKK